In Holophagales bacterium, one DNA window encodes the following:
- a CDS encoding S8 family serine peptidase, whose product MTEWWAELGRRWNIARLGEAIDALALAVDDPEHPPLVPRKGAKPGRPAPGLLWMLRVVGALALHLRGEALPWERVPTPRPRSGPGSETPDPGWRRIVSAVADLIRGVEPGPAAVRVFSVNLNRPVTPTVARSVLAVKADAARQLFGISCEKLAWAVVDSGIDARHPAFRTRDRAGGACPEPFVGENGRAVNCTRIVETYDFSELDLLLDPDTVEQPSGLARRIRTRSGSTTDEVEVAELNRAIQHGRALDWQRLAPLLRVTHSTADYAPPGNDHGTHVAGILAGDWRANEAHGELEESLVGVAPDLRLFDLRVLDADGHGDEFSVMAALQFIRHLNAAHDYTVVHGVNLSLSIPHDVANYACGRTPVCEECERVVGSGVVVVAAAGNQGYRRYLTAEEGVVDAYNTSSITDPGNTQGVITVGATHRYRPHTYGVSYFSSRGPTGDGRRKPDLVAPGEKITAPLPDSLFGLKDGTSMAAPHVSGGAALLMARHEELAGQPVRVKEILCATATDLGREPYFQGAGMLDILRALQSV is encoded by the coding sequence ATGACCGAGTGGTGGGCCGAGCTCGGGCGCCGCTGGAACATCGCGCGCCTGGGCGAAGCTATCGACGCCCTCGCACTGGCGGTAGACGATCCGGAGCACCCTCCTCTCGTGCCGCGCAAAGGCGCCAAGCCGGGGCGGCCCGCCCCCGGGCTCCTCTGGATGCTCCGCGTCGTCGGCGCGCTCGCGCTCCACCTGCGGGGCGAGGCGCTCCCCTGGGAGCGCGTGCCGACCCCGCGCCCCCGCTCCGGCCCGGGCAGCGAGACGCCCGATCCCGGTTGGCGGCGCATCGTCTCGGCCGTCGCCGACCTGATCCGCGGCGTCGAGCCCGGTCCTGCCGCGGTCCGCGTCTTCTCCGTCAATCTCAACCGGCCGGTCACCCCGACGGTCGCACGATCGGTGCTCGCGGTAAAGGCGGACGCCGCGCGCCAGCTCTTCGGCATCTCCTGCGAGAAGCTCGCCTGGGCCGTCGTCGACAGTGGGATCGACGCCCGTCACCCGGCGTTTCGCACGCGAGACCGCGCTGGCGGCGCCTGTCCCGAGCCGTTCGTCGGCGAGAACGGGCGCGCAGTCAACTGCACGCGCATCGTCGAAACCTACGACTTCTCCGAGCTCGACCTCCTGCTCGACCCCGACACCGTCGAACAACCCTCGGGCCTCGCGCGCCGCATCCGGACCCGGAGCGGTTCGACGACGGACGAGGTCGAGGTCGCCGAGCTCAACCGCGCCATCCAGCATGGTCGCGCGCTCGACTGGCAACGCCTCGCTCCGCTTCTCCGGGTGACGCACTCCACGGCCGACTACGCGCCGCCGGGAAACGATCACGGCACCCATGTCGCCGGCATCCTCGCCGGCGATTGGCGAGCGAACGAGGCGCACGGCGAGCTCGAGGAGAGCCTCGTCGGTGTCGCCCCCGACCTGCGCCTCTTCGACCTGCGCGTGCTCGATGCCGACGGACACGGCGACGAGTTCTCGGTGATGGCGGCGCTGCAGTTCATCCGCCACCTCAACGCGGCCCACGACTACACGGTGGTGCACGGCGTCAATCTTTCGCTTTCGATCCCGCACGACGTGGCCAACTACGCCTGCGGTCGCACGCCGGTCTGCGAGGAGTGCGAGCGGGTCGTGGGCTCCGGTGTCGTCGTGGTCGCCGCCGCCGGCAACCAGGGCTACCGCCGGTACCTGACCGCCGAGGAGGGGGTCGTCGACGCCTACAACACCTCGAGCATCACCGACCCGGGGAACACCCAAGGGGTGATCACCGTCGGCGCGACGCATCGCTACCGGCCGCACACCTACGGCGTCAGCTATTTCTCGAGCCGTGGACCGACCGGCGACGGGCGCCGCAAGCCGGATCTCGTCGCCCCCGGCGAGAAGATCACCGCACCCCTCCCCGACTCGCTCTTCGGGCTCAAGGACGGCACCAGCATGGCGGCGCCGCACGTTTCGGGAGGCGCCGCCCTCCTGATGGCCCGACACGAGGAGCTCGCCGGTCAACCGGTGCGGGTCAAGGAGATCCTCTGCGCGACGGCGACGGACCTCGGTCGCGAACCTTACTTCCAGGGCGCCGGGATGCTCGACATCCTGCGCGCGCTGCAATCGGTCTGA
- a CDS encoding AraC family transcriptional regulator — MTPRCRPAVALSGPTVSAGVARAWVDAAVARDVSASALLERAQLDAHELEDQNLRIPLASLVTLIRSAKELSGDPALALHLGETIDCADYSVASMLSYACETVADALAQRNRYGRLMADLEFEGHDRYLLERTAGRVWLIDTRRNPNEIPELTEAFFARVASASRQQRETPFLLAAHFTHAEPSYRAEYERIFRVPLVFGSDRNALLMDAAWLEQRIAVTPRYVFGILSAHAEALLASLEGAKTCRGRVEGLLMPILHTGEASIALIAGKMGLSRQTLFRRLRTEGVTFERLLDELRHRLALSYLQGERVSVNETAYLVGFSDPAAFSRAFKRWTGSSPQTMRRSAGSTGGDVVGAKSPRS; from the coding sequence ATGACTCCACGTTGCAGGCCGGCAGTTGCCCTCTCCGGGCCTACCGTGTCCGCCGGGGTGGCACGGGCCTGGGTGGATGCGGCCGTCGCCAGAGATGTCAGCGCGAGCGCGCTGCTCGAACGAGCGCAGCTGGATGCGCATGAGCTCGAGGACCAGAACCTGCGCATCCCGCTGGCGAGCCTGGTGACGTTGATTCGCTCCGCCAAGGAGCTGTCCGGCGATCCCGCCCTCGCGTTGCACCTCGGCGAGACGATCGACTGCGCGGACTATTCGGTCGCCTCGATGCTCAGTTACGCCTGCGAGACCGTGGCCGACGCGCTGGCGCAGCGAAATCGTTACGGGAGGCTCATGGCCGACCTCGAGTTCGAGGGGCACGATCGCTACCTTCTCGAGCGCACCGCGGGCCGCGTCTGGCTGATCGACACCCGCAGGAACCCGAACGAGATTCCGGAGCTCACCGAGGCCTTCTTCGCCCGCGTCGCCTCGGCGTCCCGCCAGCAGCGCGAGACGCCGTTCCTGTTGGCAGCTCACTTCACGCACGCCGAGCCGTCGTATCGCGCCGAGTACGAACGGATCTTCCGCGTGCCCTTGGTGTTCGGCAGCGACAGGAACGCGCTACTCATGGATGCGGCCTGGCTCGAGCAGCGGATCGCCGTCACGCCCCGTTACGTCTTCGGCATCTTGAGTGCGCACGCCGAGGCGCTGCTCGCGAGCCTCGAAGGCGCGAAGACCTGCCGTGGCCGGGTCGAGGGCCTGTTGATGCCGATCCTGCACACCGGAGAGGCCAGCATCGCGCTGATTGCCGGGAAGATGGGACTCAGCCGGCAGACGCTTTTCCGCCGACTGCGGACCGAAGGCGTGACGTTCGAACGGCTGCTCGACGAGCTGCGGCACCGGCTGGCACTGAGCTACCTGCAAGGAGAGAGAGTCTCGGTGAACGAGACGGCCTACCTGGTGGGCTTCTCCGACCCGGCGGCCTTCTCCCGCGCGTTCAAACGCTGGACGGGCAGCAGCCCACAGACGATGCGCCGGAGCGCAGGGAGCACTGGCGGAGACGTCGTCGGTGCGAAGTCGCCTCGTTCCTGA
- a CDS encoding DUF4386 domain-containing protein, which produces MRSIQTSARWTGALYFAFTIVGLVDMLGFTGFLVAGDATATARNVLARELIYRLGVLTDLVALLLFVFLVVSLYRLLEGTDKTLAMLMVILVGVGVAVGLANLLTKIAPLILLSGAHYLSVFSKPQLDALSLGLLDLNAEGNTVCAVFWGLWLFPFGILVIRSGFFPRVLGILLLVAGSAYLTTSVVSIVLPAQGDAVSRVAMPFLLGEFPIIFWLLFKGARPPRTQAQST; this is translated from the coding sequence ATGAGATCGATCCAGACGAGCGCGCGATGGACAGGAGCCCTGTACTTCGCTTTCACGATCGTGGGACTGGTCGACATGCTCGGCTTCACCGGCTTCCTGGTTGCCGGGGACGCCACCGCCACAGCTCGCAACGTCCTTGCTCGCGAGCTGATCTATCGCCTCGGCGTTCTGACCGACCTCGTCGCCCTCCTCCTCTTCGTCTTCCTCGTCGTGAGCCTGTACCGACTGCTCGAGGGCACCGACAAGACGCTCGCCATGCTCATGGTGATCCTGGTCGGGGTCGGCGTCGCCGTCGGGCTTGCCAACCTGCTCACCAAGATTGCACCGCTGATTCTCCTGAGTGGAGCCCACTACCTGTCGGTCTTCAGCAAACCTCAACTGGACGCTCTGTCTCTGGGTCTCCTCGACCTGAACGCCGAGGGAAATACCGTCTGCGCGGTCTTCTGGGGCCTCTGGCTCTTTCCGTTCGGCATCCTGGTCATCAGGTCGGGCTTCTTTCCGCGTGTCCTCGGCATCCTCTTGCTGGTCGCCGGCTCCGCCTATCTGACGACCAGTGTCGTCTCCATCGTCCTCCCGGCTCAGGGCGACGCCGTTTCGCGGGTTGCGATGCCGTTCCTTCTCGGAGAATTCCCGATCATCTTCTGGCTCCTCTTCAAAGGGGCCAGACCGCCACGGACACAGGCGCAATCGACCTGA
- a CDS encoding DUF4386 domain-containing protein, with product MAIVVLANYGISFRLSVPGDAVESARRILANETLFRLNIACDLLYAATLVILLVALYVTLKPVDRGLALVSAACRLVVVLMWCVTALDMLGTLRLLGTDAYLAVLGADRLKALAKVQLAGGYDAYYVGLPFWGLASTVCSYLWLESRYVPRTLAALGLISSAWCMICAFAFLVFPDFARTVDASWFDLPMVVFELAVGIWLLVRGLGPSGTGESRGRERPTAPA from the coding sequence ATGGCGATCGTCGTCCTGGCGAACTATGGCATCAGCTTTCGCCTCAGCGTCCCTGGCGACGCCGTCGAGTCCGCGCGGAGGATTCTGGCGAACGAGACGCTGTTTCGCCTCAACATCGCCTGCGATCTCCTCTACGCCGCGACCCTCGTCATCCTGCTCGTAGCGCTCTACGTGACCCTGAAGCCGGTTGACCGTGGACTGGCCCTGGTTTCAGCAGCCTGCAGGCTGGTCGTGGTCCTGATGTGGTGTGTCACCGCGCTCGACATGCTCGGCACTCTCCGGCTCCTGGGTACCGACGCCTACCTGGCCGTCCTCGGGGCGGATCGGCTGAAGGCTCTGGCGAAGGTGCAGCTCGCCGGGGGCTACGACGCCTATTACGTCGGCCTGCCGTTCTGGGGGCTTGCCTCCACGGTTTGCAGCTACCTCTGGCTCGAGTCGAGGTATGTCCCGAGGACGCTGGCAGCCCTCGGCTTGATCTCGTCGGCTTGGTGCATGATCTGCGCCTTTGCCTTCCTCGTCTTCCCCGACTTCGCCAGAACGGTTGACGCATCCTGGTTCGATCTGCCGATGGTGGTCTTCGAATTGGCCGTGGGCATCTGGCTTCTCGTCAGGGGGCTGGGGCCAAGCGGCACAGGCGAATCCCGCGGGCGCGAGCGACCGACCGCACCGGCCTGA
- a CDS encoding NAD(P)-dependent alcohol dehydrogenase, with protein sequence MSETTLSTPEAPAALETKSFSTKAYAAASPSSPLTPVTIRRRVPGPHDVQLEVLFCGVCHSDLHQVRNEWQRVMPTVYPCVPGHEIVGRVVAVGREVRKFKEGDLAAVGCMVDSCRTCAACRDGQEQFCEGPATFTYNSPDKPLGGVTHGGYSESLVLDETFALRVAGDLDLAGVAPLLCAGITTYSPLRHWNVRAGQKVGIVGLGGLGHMGVKLAAAFGARVVVFTSSPAKADDAIRLGAHEVVVSSRPAEMQKHLGSFHFILDTVSAAHDLNGYLDLLKRDGTMTLVGAPEAPLPVSVFGLLFGRRQLAGSIIGGLRETQEMLDFCAAHGITADIERIPIAKINEAFERMLKGDVKYRFVIDMATLK encoded by the coding sequence ATGAGCGAAACCACCCTGTCGACACCCGAGGCGCCAGCCGCCCTCGAAACGAAGAGCTTTTCCACCAAGGCCTACGCCGCGGCGAGCCCGAGCTCACCGCTCACCCCGGTGACCATCCGGCGCCGCGTGCCCGGCCCCCACGACGTGCAGTTGGAGGTTCTCTTCTGCGGCGTCTGCCACTCCGACCTGCACCAGGTGCGGAACGAGTGGCAGCGGGTGATGCCAACCGTCTACCCCTGCGTGCCGGGACACGAGATCGTCGGCCGCGTCGTCGCGGTGGGCCGCGAGGTCCGGAAGTTCAAGGAGGGGGACCTCGCGGCAGTCGGCTGCATGGTCGACTCCTGCCGCACCTGCGCGGCATGCCGCGACGGCCAGGAGCAGTTCTGCGAGGGTCCCGCGACCTTCACCTACAACTCCCCCGACAAGCCGCTCGGCGGCGTGACCCACGGCGGCTATTCGGAGAGCCTCGTCCTCGACGAGACGTTCGCGCTGCGCGTTGCCGGCGACCTCGACCTCGCCGGCGTGGCACCGCTCCTCTGTGCCGGCATTACGACCTACTCGCCGCTGCGGCACTGGAACGTTCGCGCCGGCCAGAAGGTCGGCATCGTCGGCCTCGGCGGGCTCGGGCACATGGGCGTCAAGCTCGCCGCCGCCTTCGGGGCGCGCGTGGTCGTCTTCACCTCCTCGCCGGCGAAGGCGGACGACGCGATCCGGCTCGGCGCTCACGAGGTCGTCGTCTCCAGCCGGCCCGCCGAGATGCAGAAGCACCTGGGCAGCTTCCACTTCATCCTCGACACGGTGTCGGCCGCACACGACCTGAACGGCTACCTCGACCTGCTGAAGCGAGACGGCACGATGACCCTCGTCGGCGCGCCCGAGGCGCCTCTGCCGGTGAGCGTCTTCGGTCTGCTCTTCGGTCGCCGGCAGCTCGCGGGCTCGATCATCGGCGGCCTGCGCGAGACGCAGGAGATGCTCGACTTCTGTGCCGCCCACGGAATCACCGCCGACATCGAACGGATTCCCATCGCCAAGATCAACGAGGCCTTCGAACGGATGTTGAAGGGCGACGTCAAGTATCGTTTCGTCATCGACATGGCCACGCTGAAGTAG